One stretch of Xiphophorus hellerii strain 12219 chromosome 21, Xiphophorus_hellerii-4.1, whole genome shotgun sequence DNA includes these proteins:
- the LOC116711704 gene encoding C-C chemokine receptor type 1-like, with the protein MLPNSTNGSQEVTPCSRDGDNRLGAQLSILYYFMFIFSLLGNGLVLFIIYRFERLITVTNILLLNLVASSLIFMSSLPIVAVYMQISEWIFGSAMCKIVFSAYYLGFYSSVFFLTLLMFDQHLAVVYSLPAAHVRNRRYAVISCVVVWLVSGLACIRPMLSLNTFTYLNSSMHCDYYPIELPNLDVVVTAGFYIQLFVFFILPLAAIIYCNVRITITVISTRIASKFKTVRLVLVIILLCFICCTPFSIVVVLLEHEPNSCEESQKLGYALQITRNMAYFYFCISPFFYTLLGAKFQDRVRLLLGKCFPRMKTDISLAECSPATLPTKNPTKDETLISNA; encoded by the exons ATGTTACCAAACAGTACTAATGGAAGTCAAGAGGTTACACCGTGCAGCAGAGACGGCGACAACAGGCTGGGAGCTCAGCTGTCCATCCTCTACTACTTCATGTTCATCTTCAGTCTGCTTGGCAACGGGCTTGTTCTGTTCATCATCTACCG CTTCGAGAGGCTGATCACTGTGACCAACATCTTGCTGCTGAACCTGGTGGCGTCCTCCCTCATCTTCATGAGCAGCCTTCCCATTGTGGCCGTTTACATGCAGATCTCTGAATGGATTTTTGGCTCAGCTATGTGCAAGATCGTCTTCAGTGCCTACTACCTGGGCTTCTACagctcagttttctttttaactctGCTGATGTTTGACCAACACCTGGCTGTTGTGTATTCGCTGCCTGCTGCTCATGTGAGGAATCGACGTTACGCAGTCATTTCCTGTGTGGTGGTGTGGCTGGTGAGTGGTTTGGCTTGCATCAGGCCGATGCTTTCCCTCAACACTTTCACATAtttaaacagttcaatgcattGTGATTATTATCCCATTGAACTCCCGAATTTGGATGTAGTGGTAACTGCTGGATTTTATATCCAGCTTTTTGTGTTCTTCATCCTCCCTCTGGCTGCTATTATCTACTGCAACGTCAGGATCACAATCACTGTCATATCAACAAGAATAGCTTCTAAATTTAAGACAGTCAGGCTGGTCTTAGTCATCATACTGCTGTGTTTTATCTGCTGTACTCCATTCAGTATTGTTGTAGTGCTTCTGGAACATGAACCCAATAGCTGTGAGGAATCACAGAAACTCGGTTACGCCCTTCAGATCACTCGTAACATGGCGTACTTTTACTTTTGCATCAGTCCTTTCTTCTACACGTTGCTAGGGGCGAAGTTCCAAGATCGTGTCAGACTGTTGTTGGGGAAATGTTTCCCACGAATGAAGACAGACATTTCTCTGGCTGAATGCAGCCCAGCTACCCTGCCaacaaaaaatccaacaaaagaCGAAACCTTGATCAGCAATGCGTAA